The Octadecabacter arcticus 238 genome contains a region encoding:
- a CDS encoding SAM-dependent methyltransferase: MIFTTTDGQSDLPRYFSQVFAMMKHLPRGRVDFVLTDGRTFRAEAAEAGYVAVLRVLNDDLFARLIREGDLGFSEAYLDGWWSTPDLMAFMDLVSDDAEEVYDGFPGQGLIRSYEKLRFWWQSNSKRQARKNISYHYDLGNEFYGLWLDETMTYSSAKFETGQEDLARAQTQKYASMVDEMGVKAGDHVLEIGCGWGGFAEYAAKERGLRVTALTISQEQYNYAVDRIEKAGLSDLVTFKMQDYRDETGTYDGIASIEMFEAVGEKYWPTYFQTVHARLKPGARGTFQVILVQDKRWHVYKRGVDFIQKYIFPGGMLPAPTILRDTIRKAGLEVTQSVEFGQSYSDTLRRWHETFNEKWDQVAALGFDDRFRRMWNFYLASCAGAFRGGICDVTQITVTRPNS; encoded by the coding sequence ATGATCTTCACGACAACCGACGGGCAATCTGATTTGCCACGCTATTTTAGCCAAGTTTTTGCAATGATGAAACACCTGCCGCGTGGCCGTGTGGATTTCGTGCTAACAGATGGCCGCACGTTTCGCGCCGAGGCCGCTGAGGCGGGCTATGTTGCAGTTTTGCGGGTCCTGAACGACGATTTATTCGCCCGATTGATCCGCGAAGGCGACCTTGGGTTCTCGGAAGCCTATCTTGATGGTTGGTGGTCAACGCCGGATTTGATGGCGTTTATGGATTTGGTCAGCGATGACGCCGAAGAAGTCTATGACGGGTTTCCCGGGCAGGGTTTGATCCGGAGCTATGAAAAGCTGCGGTTCTGGTGGCAGAGCAATTCAAAACGCCAAGCGCGCAAGAACATCAGCTATCACTACGATCTGGGCAATGAGTTTTACGGCCTTTGGCTGGATGAAACGATGACCTATTCATCTGCCAAGTTTGAAACCGGCCAAGAAGATTTGGCGCGCGCCCAGACGCAGAAATACGCATCTATGGTTGATGAAATGGGCGTGAAGGCGGGCGATCATGTGCTTGAGATTGGCTGCGGCTGGGGGGGCTTTGCGGAATACGCGGCCAAGGAACGCGGCTTGCGTGTCACGGCCCTAACGATCAGCCAAGAACAGTATAACTACGCGGTGGATCGTATTGAAAAGGCTGGTCTATCTGACTTGGTCACGTTCAAGATGCAAGACTACCGTGATGAAACAGGCACCTATGATGGCATCGCATCCATCGAGATGTTTGAGGCCGTGGGTGAGAAATACTGGCCGACGTATTTTCAAACGGTGCACGCGCGGTTGAAACCCGGTGCGCGCGGCACATTCCAGGTTATTCTGGTGCAGGACAAACGCTGGCACGTCTACAAACGTGGGGTCGATTTCATCCAGAAGTACATCTTCCCCGGGGGTATGTTGCCTGCGCCAACGATCCTGCGCGACACGATCCGTAAGGCTGGATTAGAGGTCACGCAATCGGTTGAATTTGGCCAGAGTTATTCGGATACGCTGCGCCGCTGGCACGAAACCTTCAACGAAAAATGGGACCAAGTGGCTGCATTGGGGTTTGATGATCGGTTCCGCCGGATGTGGAACTTTTACCTCGCCTCTTGCGCGGGTGCCTTTCGCGGGGGTATTTGCGATGTAACGCAGATCACGGTGACACGTCCGAATTCGTAA